Proteins encoded together in one Ictidomys tridecemlineatus isolate mIctTri1 chromosome 3, mIctTri1.hap1, whole genome shotgun sequence window:
- the Tmem89 gene encoding transmembrane protein 89 produces the protein MLHALYFLLSLLLAIPTPTHAWSRPLWYQVGLDLQPWGCQPNSLDSCRSSLGCPNGWVGLGGNRIYPVAGVTITTTMMLVISRAMLQRWRSQDTKGKHPQVTTSCYGPWKRRTPISDRALLLGVLHMLDALLIHIEGHLQRLATQKRIQIKGTPT, from the exons ATGTTGCATGCACTGTACTTTCTCTTGTCACTACTGTTGGCAATACCTACTCCCACCCATGCCTGGTCACGGCCCCTCTGGTATCAGGTGGGGTTGGACTTGCAGCCCTGGGGGTGCCAGCCAAATAGCCTAGACTCTTGCAGGAGCAGCTTGGGCTGTCCGAACGGTTGGGTGGGCCTGGGAGGGAACCGCATCTACCCTGTGGCTGGGGTCACAATTACCACCACCATGATGCTGGTGATCAGCCGTGCGATGCTGCAGCGGTGGCGTTCACAGGACACTAAGGGTAAG CACCCACAGGTGACCACTAGTTGCTACGGACCTTGGAAACGGCGAACTCCAATTTCAGATCGTGCCCTACTCCTTGGGGTCCTTCACATGCTGGATGCCCTCCTGATCCATATTGAGGGCCACCTGCAGCGTCTAGCTACCCAAAAGCGAATTCAAATAAAGGGGACTCCCACCTAG